In Desulfatibacillum aliphaticivorans DSM 15576, the genomic stretch AAAGGAGCAGAGCAACAATTTTGATGCATTGATCGCTTGTCATTCTCTGGTCATGATCCGTTATCTTCTGCTCGTGTACATTTTGGGCAAACGGCAAATGACCGGCCCCGTGGGGCCGCTTTTCAGGGAATTGTCCGATGATCAGAATGTATTGGTTGTCGCCCAGTCTTTATGGGAAAAGGTCAAGGAATTGCTTTTGGGATCAAGGCAGGTTCTTTGTTACGGAATTGAGCCTGAAGTCATGAATTACATCCTTGACATTATTGAAAAAACAATAATTGACCAGATGTCTATAGCATCTGCGAAACTTTAGTTAGGATGATCAATACAAATCGTGCATATTTTTTTTTGAACGCCCGTGTGCTTTAAGGAATTTGCAACATTTTAATTCACATTTTGTAACCTTTCGTTCCCTGAAGCGTTTATACAACGGTATGGAATTCGACTCTTTTTACAAAGAATACCGGAGCAAGGTTTTCGCGTATTTGTTGCGTATGACAGGGAGCAAGGATCTTTCAATGGACCTTGTCCAGGAGAGCTTTACCCGATGCCTGGAAAGATACGCCGGGACCGAGCGCCCCGGCCCTCTGGTTTTTACCATCGCCCGCAACCTGGTGTACGATAATCATCGCAGGCAAGCCCGGTGGGACGACAGGGAAGCCCCGGAATTGGAGTCAAACGCAGACCCGGAAACCGCTTTTTTAATAAAGGAAAAGGTCGAACGCGTATTAAAAGCTATGCAACGCCTGCCTGACAGCGAAAAGGAAGCGCTGGCCCTGGCGACGTCCAAAGCGCTGACGTACAGGGAGATCGCCCAAGTGACAGGCGTTTCGGAAGCCAACGTTAAGGTGCGCGTGCATCGCGCAAGAAAGAGCCTTCGGCGGTTCTTGGAGGACATGACATGAACCTGGATGAATTACTGATCAGCCAGTTTTTAGACGACGAACTGGCGTTGAAAGACAAGCTGCGCTTTCTGGAAGTCTTGAATGCGCAGCCGGAATACTCCAAAGAAGCAATGGCGCTGGTGCGGCAGGAAATTCTATTGGATGACGCCCATGCCGGCCTTGCCCCTGGCTTGGAGGAGGACGCCTTTCCGGCGGCCGCCATATGCAAATCCTCAGAATCTATAAGAATTTTTAAATATGCAGGCGCCCTGGCGGCCGCCGCATGCCTGATATTGGCCGTGCTCACAACCGTGCTGTACCGGCAGGAAGCTCCCCCGGAAGGAACTCCCCACCGATTTGTGCTGTACATGCCGGAGGCGAAGGAGGTCTCCATCGCGGGCAGTTTTAACGACTGGACGAGCGTGCC encodes the following:
- a CDS encoding RNA polymerase sigma factor encodes the protein MEFDSFYKEYRSKVFAYLLRMTGSKDLSMDLVQESFTRCLERYAGTERPGPLVFTIARNLVYDNHRRQARWDDREAPELESNADPETAFLIKEKVERVLKAMQRLPDSEKEALALATSKALTYREIAQVTGVSEANVKVRVHRARKSLRRFLEDMT
- a CDS encoding glycogen-binding domain-containing protein, translated to MNLDELLISQFLDDELALKDKLRFLEVLNAQPEYSKEAMALVRQEILLDDAHAGLAPGLEEDAFPAAAICKSSESIRIFKYAGALAAAACLILAVLTTVLYRQEAPPEGTPHRFVLYMPEAKEVSIAGSFNDWTSVPMERAGHNGYWEAVLVLPPGEYRFSYLTDKNKPIADPTILARERDGFGGMNSILNVARQI